Proteins from one Candidatus Methylomirabilota bacterium genomic window:
- a CDS encoding AAA family ATPase, which produces SWGSSSVAFEAIEGQPRAVELLRRALASGRLAHAYAFVGPPGSGRTTTALALAQALLCPQGGCGRCRSCALVAARQHPDLHVLVPTPPETNPKGARAIRIGLIRELERQAALKPAVAERKVFVLDDAERMTGEAPQAFLKTLEEPPARTVLILILPRAGAVPATVLSRCQIVRFQPRQDGRSAADRAEAADMLAEVRAQGVEALFRRAQAFERDRDRAERLVDACWLFCRDLLLAKSGAPRRLLGAAAGAQEIEREAVAWAADDLLRAIALCREARQALAVNVTPRLTVEVLLGRLALPAA; this is translated from the coding sequence ATCGTGGGGGAGCTCCTCCGTGGCCTTTGAGGCGATCGAGGGCCAGCCCCGCGCGGTGGAGCTGCTGCGGCGCGCGCTGGCCAGCGGGCGCCTCGCTCACGCCTACGCCTTCGTGGGCCCGCCGGGGAGCGGCCGGACGACGACCGCGCTCGCCCTCGCGCAGGCGCTGCTCTGCCCGCAGGGCGGCTGCGGCCGGTGCCGCTCTTGCGCGCTCGTCGCCGCCCGCCAGCACCCCGATCTTCACGTGCTCGTCCCCACGCCGCCCGAGACGAACCCCAAAGGCGCCCGGGCGATCCGGATCGGGCTCATCCGCGAGCTGGAGCGCCAGGCCGCGCTCAAGCCGGCGGTGGCGGAGCGGAAGGTCTTCGTCCTCGACGACGCCGAGCGGATGACGGGCGAAGCGCCCCAGGCCTTCCTCAAGACGCTGGAGGAGCCGCCCGCGCGCACGGTGCTGATCCTGATCCTGCCGCGCGCGGGCGCGGTGCCGGCCACGGTGCTCTCCCGCTGCCAGATCGTGCGCTTCCAGCCGCGCCAAGACGGCCGCAGCGCCGCCGACCGCGCCGAGGCCGCCGACATGCTGGCCGAGGTCCGGGCCCAGGGCGTCGAGGCTCTCTTCCGCCGAGCGCAGGCGTTCGAGCGTGATCGCGACCGCGCCGAGCGGCTGGTGGACGCCTGCTGGCTCTTCTGTCGAGACCTGCTGCTGGCGAAGTCTGGCGCGCCGCGCCGCCTGCTCGGCGCCGCGGCCGGCGCCCAGGAGATCGAGCGCGAGGCCGTGGCCTGGGCCGCCGACGACCTGCTGCGGGCGATCGCGCTCTGCCGCGAGGCTCGCCAGGCCCTGGCCGTGAACGTCACCCCGCGCCTCACGGTGGAAGTCCTGTTGGGCCGGCTGGCGCTCCCGGCGG